From the genome of candidate division WOR-3 bacterium, one region includes:
- a CDS encoding T9SS type A sorting domain-containing protein, which produces MGKVLLFFLPIFFSAQICRFKKIGGSFPIGHFWLPTLLFDSNRDGGLDLTFNLQSREWQIWEYGFQNQFQLNYRNIGNRTGKWDIGDVDQDGLIDRLESGLDSLGEGMLVLTCESPNSSSYPTEINWVYRVMSEEMTSWYSYYPGDLDGDGRREILYNTTGQGVIFIMENRGNNDNRLVWSSDVRSILTTGGAIAFGDFDQDGRMEFALSGISWRNWVKVFENISDDQYQLVFTDSIPLPNGHFDAFSGNDVNQNGKPEFFINFIELIGWPQFWNFHLYMWEAIGNNRYQRSYIGSTFGCFRVGIVKSRCADVDGDGVEEIIQSAGSQIKIYKFLNGEFRTLFEYQFGNFSAWINCADLNSNHYQEIIISGGDPIPQTDIIEIEGVRIKRPNRGERFIPGTCELIQWWLFYPPRCDSLSLFYSIDNGRSYYPIITGLSGTETTYHWTVPDTPSESCRVKIIAYGAGWLADESDGVFKITGEIEKMGRSQLKDRLIIYPNPVSDYFFIHLPAVAEEIRIYDASGKLVRGCSIQPQDRETKFVVKDLKPGVYFLRVKIKEGCFTKKLILW; this is translated from the coding sequence ATGGGGAAAGTTCTTCTCTTCTTCTTACCCATTTTCTTTTCCGCTCAAATATGCCGGTTTAAGAAAATTGGAGGAAGTTTTCCCATTGGGCATTTCTGGTTGCCCACTCTCCTCTTTGATTCTAATCGTGATGGAGGACTTGACCTTACTTTTAATCTTCAGAGTCGGGAGTGGCAAATTTGGGAGTATGGGTTTCAGAACCAATTTCAGCTTAACTACCGGAATATAGGGAATCGGACGGGAAAATGGGATATTGGCGATGTTGACCAAGATGGACTTATTGACCGATTGGAAAGCGGATTAGATTCTTTAGGCGAGGGAATGTTGGTTCTTACCTGTGAAAGTCCAAATTCTTCTTCTTACCCGACGGAGATTAACTGGGTTTATCGTGTGATGAGCGAAGAGATGACAAGTTGGTACAGTTATTACCCTGGGGATTTGGATGGCGATGGTAGACGAGAGATTCTCTATAATACGACGGGCCAAGGGGTTATCTTCATAATGGAAAACCGTGGAAATAACGATAACCGCTTAGTTTGGAGTTCTGATGTGAGGAGTATTCTTACGACTGGTGGGGCAATTGCTTTCGGCGACTTTGACCAAGACGGTAGGATGGAATTTGCTTTATCCGGAATCAGTTGGAGGAATTGGGTAAAAGTCTTTGAAAACATCAGCGATGACCAATATCAGTTAGTCTTCACTGATTCTATACCTCTTCCCAATGGCCATTTTGATGCCTTCTCCGGAAACGATGTCAATCAGAATGGAAAACCGGAATTCTTCATTAATTTTATTGAATTAATAGGTTGGCCACAATTTTGGAATTTTCACCTCTATATGTGGGAAGCGATTGGTAATAATCGGTATCAAAGGAGTTATATTGGTTCAACCTTTGGTTGTTTCCGTGTGGGCATCGTAAAAAGCCGGTGCGCGGATGTTGATGGTGATGGAGTAGAAGAGATAATTCAATCCGCGGGAAGCCAGATAAAAATCTATAAGTTTCTCAATGGTGAATTCCGCACCTTATTTGAGTACCAGTTTGGCAATTTCAGTGCCTGGATTAACTGCGCTGATTTGAACAGTAACCACTATCAGGAAATTATCATCTCGGGAGGTGACCCAATTCCCCAAACTGATATTATAGAGATTGAGGGAGTGAGAATTAAAAGACCAAACCGAGGAGAGAGGTTTATCCCCGGAACTTGCGAATTGATTCAATGGTGGCTTTTTTATCCCCCACGATGCGATTCCTTATCCCTATTTTATTCTATTGATAACGGCCGCAGTTATTACCCAATTATTACAGGTCTTTCCGGAACCGAAACAACTTACCATTGGACAGTGCCGGACACTCCTTCGGAATCTTGCAGAGTTAAGATTATCGCTTATGGGGCTGGTTGGTTGGCTGACGAATCGGACGGGGTATTTAAGATTACCGGGGAGATAGAAAAAATGGGGCGTTCCCAATTAAAAGATAGACTTATAATTTATCCAAACCCTGTGAGCGATTATTTCTTTATCCACCTTCCGGCAGTGGCCGAAGAGATAAGAATTTACGATGCCAGCGGAAAATTGGTTAGGGGGTGTTCTATTCAACCCCAAGATCGGGAAACAAAATTCGTTGTGAAAGATTTGAAACCGGGGGTCTATTT